A part of Aegilops tauschii subsp. strangulata cultivar AL8/78 chromosome 2, Aet v6.0, whole genome shotgun sequence genomic DNA contains:
- the LOC141041511 gene encoding 2-oxoglutarate-dependent dioxygenase 11-like — MEVEALDGSDGDSRWSKLGTTLPVRNVQALAAVAAGELTGDAIERYIQPDIDADAVIPTHSDEVPVIDLGKLTGAESMEAETAKLRFACEEWGFFQVVSLKSPDAVCCLPGGSETIFLRRFVSVSLTGYTIKENNTQAMFDCHRI, encoded by the coding sequence ATGGAGGTGGAGGCGTTGGATGGCAGCGACGGCGACAGCAGGTGGTCTAAGCTGGGAACGACGCTTCCTGTCAGGAACGTCCAGGCCCTGGCGGCGGTCGCTGCCGGCGAGCTGACGGGAGACGCGATCGAACGGTACATCCAGCCGGACATCGACGCCGATGCGGTCATCCCCACGCACTCCGACGAGGTTCCGGTGATCGACCTCGGCAAGCTCACGGGCGCTGAGTCCATGGAAGCAGAGACCGCCAAGCTCAGATTTGCCTGCGAGGAGTGGGGCTTCTTTCAGGTAGTGTCACTGAAGTCGCCAGATGCTGTATGTTGTTTACCTGGTGGTTCTGAAACTATTTTTCTTCGGCGGTTTGTCAGTGTGTCACTCACTGGTTATACCATCAAGGAAAATAATACGCAGGCCATGTTTGACTGCCATCGTATCTAG